Below is a window of uncultured Cohaesibacter sp. DNA.
CCTTGGCATCCGCGGCTGCGCCATTTCCATGCCCTTCAAGGAAGCGGTCATTCCACTGCTCGATGGGCTCGAACCATCTGCCGCCGCCATCGACAGCGTCAACACCATCGTCAATGATGAAGGCAGACTGACGGGCTACAATACCGACTATATCGCGATCCATGACCTGCTGGCCAAGGCGGGGATCGATCCGGCTCAGCCATTCCTGCTGCGCGGCTCGGGCGGTATGGCCAAGGCAGTGGCTGCCGCATTGCGCAACAGTGGCCATCAAAAGGGGACGATTATTGCCCGCAATGAAAAGACCGGGCGGGCGTTGGCCACACTTTACGGATATGACTGGGCTGCGGAGCCGGAGGGCCTCAAAGCCCCTCTCATCATCAATGCGACCCCCATGGGCATGCAGGGGCCAGAAGCCGAAATGCTGGCTTTCGATGAGGCGATCATCAAGGCGGCCGAGCATGTCTTTGACGTGGTTGCCATGCCCGCCGAAACGCCGCTGATCAAGGCGGCCGAGCGCCTTGGCAAAAACTGCATATCGGGTGCCGAGGTGATCGTGCTACAGGCTGTCGAGCAGTTCGCGCTTTACACTGGCATCCGGCCGGACAGGGCGCTTGTTGAGGCTGCATCGGAATTTGCGCGCGATGCGGCACGAAAGGAACAACAGTCCGCAAGCTGATGGTCCCTGTTGATACCGCTTGGGCGAGGTGAGGAAAACAACTCGTTCAATCAAAAGTGATACAGTTTTTTAGAGTCGATTTGCGAACAGGCCCGCCACATTTTGCAGACAAACTGTCGCGCTTTATACCTTCGTAGTAAATGTGAAGTGCGAATCCGCACAATGCCAATTTCGCTTTTTTTGCGTATTTTGGACTGAAAATGCGCGATATGAAGCGTTTTTATGCAAAAGAGCATGCCTTTTTGAAATGATTGCATGGTCACAAAAAGCAGCGACTTGCTGCTTGCAAGATTTCCTAACCATGCAAAAATCTTAAGTTGTGGTCAATATTTGCGCATCTGCCAGTAAAACCAATGCTTGCATCCCCCTGATGTGTAGTATACTTGATACCAAGCAGAATCGAAATTCTCTATTTCGTTGAACTCTTGATACCGAGTGTTGCCAATTGGAAGAAATTGAAAGGCCGCCGTCCCTATCTGATATCGCGACGGAAAAACTCAGAGCCGCTATCAGTGAGGGCGAATTCGCCCTTGGTGAAGCCTTGTCCGAGCAGAAGCTCGCTGAACGCCTGAATATCAGCAAAACGCCTATCCGCCACGCTCTGGCGCAAATGAAAGTGGAAGGGCTGGTTGAGGTTTTCCCTCAAAAGGGCACCTTTGTCTTCACTTTGAGCGGCACCGATCTGGAACGCTTCTCGGAATATCGCTTCATTCTGGAAACCGCAGCCCTGCGTCTGGCCTTCCAGCGCAATCGCGATGGACTTGTTGCCGAGCTGGAACGCATCTGGCACAAGATGGAAGAAGCCAAGAGAATCGACAAGCGCTCTCATTATCTGGACCTTGATCTGCAATATCACAGGGCCATGTTTGAATTTTGCGACAATCATTATCTGTCCGAGAGCTACCGCTTGATCGAGGCCAAGGTTTCGGCAATTCGAACCTATCTGGGCCGGGACAGGATCCAGACCACCAAGAGCTTTGAGGAGCATGGGGAAATGATCGAAGTTCTGCGCAAAGGCAGAATTGAAGAGGCGATCACCATTCTCGACTTCCATCTCGGCCGCTATCATCGCACTTTCAGTCGCGACGTGGTGGATATAGCAAAATCCGAGACCAAATAGCGCCGGGTATCTTTTTGGCTTGTCAAAGAAAAGGCTGCTCTCTTGATCAGGGAGCAGCCTTTTTGTTTGTCAGTCTGTCATCGCAGTCCATGATGCCAGGGGGAGGGGGCGATGCTGTGCCAGCCCTCCCTTGATGCATCAGGCCAAAGCATCAGAGCATCAGTGCATCAGTGGTACGGTTACGCCGCGTCATATCCGGTCTTGAAGGACAGCTCGACCTTGCCATCATAATAGATATTGATGTCGGCATTCTCTTCCAGCGCCTTGCAGGGAATGATGCCGCCGGTTGAGATCCACTGGCCTGCTTTCGGGTTGAAGCCATATTTGAGAGCGACACAGATAAATTCACGTGCGACCTCATCCGCTGGCCCGATCAGATCCAGAGTGGTGCCTTCGGCGATCACCGTGCCATTCTGCTCGGTCTTCATCACTTCGCCATTCCACTTGGTATCAGCCGTATAGGCATGTTCTGGGCCAAGCACCAGACAGCCCGAGCCGCAGCGGTCGGAGACGATGGCAGGCACGCCAAAATCGCCGCCATTGGTCAGCGCACCGGAAGGCATTTCGGCA
It encodes the following:
- a CDS encoding GntR family transcriptional regulator; the protein is MEEIERPPSLSDIATEKLRAAISEGEFALGEALSEQKLAERLNISKTPIRHALAQMKVEGLVEVFPQKGTFVFTLSGTDLERFSEYRFILETAALRLAFQRNRDGLVAELERIWHKMEEAKRIDKRSHYLDLDLQYHRAMFEFCDNHYLSESYRLIEAKVSAIRTYLGRDRIQTTKSFEEHGEMIEVLRKGRIEEAITILDFHLGRYHRTFSRDVVDIAKSETK
- a CDS encoding shikimate 5-dehydrogenase, with protein sequence MSLSARPSPFGTRFHNRMYEALGLDFVYKAFSTSDLSAAIGGIRALGIRGCAISMPFKEAVIPLLDGLEPSAAAIDSVNTIVNDEGRLTGYNTDYIAIHDLLAKAGIDPAQPFLLRGSGGMAKAVAAALRNSGHQKGTIIARNEKTGRALATLYGYDWAAEPEGLKAPLIINATPMGMQGPEAEMLAFDEAIIKAAEHVFDVVAMPAETPLIKAAERLGKNCISGAEVIVLQAVEQFALYTGIRPDRALVEAASEFARDAARKEQQSAS